ATTATGCTGATATCCGGGGGGCTGAATATAGCCCCCCGGTTTTTCATTTTATAGTTATGAGTCTGTTGCTGATAATCAGCATTTCATTAATTTGTTGCTGACTGCCGGCTGCTGACTGCCGGCTGCTGACTGCCGGCTGCTGACTGCCGGCTGCTGACTGCCAGTTGCTGGCTGCCAGGTGACCGGTGGTATCATTTCTTTCTGAATCCGCTTCGTTCTATCAGCGGTTCTATGGAGGGTTCCCTTCCGCGGAAAGATCTGAAGAGCTCATCAGGCTCACGGCTGCCGCCTCTTTCGAGAATATTGTGGCGGAAAGAGCCGGCTGTTTCCCTGTCGAAGATGCCTCTCTCACTGAAGAGGCTGAATGCGTCAGCGTCGAGCACCTCAGC
This portion of the Candidatus Cloacimonadota bacterium genome encodes:
- a CDS encoding M3 family metallopeptidase — its product is AEVLDADAFSLFSERGIFDRETAGSFRHNILERGGSREPDELFRSFRGREPSIEPLIERSGFRKK